One window from the genome of Candidatus Thermoplasmatota archaeon encodes:
- a CDS encoding flavodoxin family protein, with the protein MALKVLGILGSPCKDGNTASLLNAVLDGAREAGAETERMDLVDLTVNPCMECRECDSGKGCRQHNDDMTAIYRKIREVDAIVMASPIFFMGVTAQMKAMIDRCQCFWIERYLQHIRVYDGRRRPKGLFVSCAGSPKPQIFEPAIHVVKAFFAAIDYEYAGEVVLGHTDDPELGSRYSGVLEAARVAGRRICEQR; encoded by the coding sequence ATGGCCCTGAAGGTCCTCGGAATACTTGGCAGTCCTTGCAAGGATGGAAACACCGCATCTCTCTTGAACGCAGTTCTGGACGGCGCGAGGGAGGCTGGTGCCGAGACTGAACGCATGGACCTGGTCGATCTGACGGTCAACCCATGCATGGAGTGTAGGGAGTGCGATTCTGGCAAGGGTTGCAGGCAACACAACGACGACATGACCGCAATCTACCGCAAGATTCGCGAGGTAGACGCCATCGTCATGGCTTCCCCGATATTCTTCATGGGTGTGACAGCTCAGATGAAGGCCATGATAGACAGATGCCAATGCTTCTGGATTGAGCGATACCTGCAGCACATAAGGGTGTACGATGGCAGGAGACGCCCCAAGGGATTGTTCGTTTCATGCGCTGGCTCACCGAAGCCGCAGATCTTCGAGCCAGCAATTCATGTCGTCAAAGCGTTCTTCGCAGCCATCGACTACGAATACGCTGGTGAGGTGGTCCTAGGTCACACGGATGATCCTGAGCTAGGGTCGAGATATAGCGGGGTACTGGAGGCGGCCAGAGTAGCGGGTCGCAGAATCTGCGAGCAGCGTTGA